Proteins co-encoded in one Bacteroidales bacterium genomic window:
- the rsxC gene encoding electron transport complex subunit RsxC, with amino-acid sequence MMHIYSMKEETKYKDIINLPEPDYLLIPLFEKFGSKPEAIVSVGDYVKRYQPIAKSKQGFSAPMHSPVSGVVEKIDVFPQLDGGEARCILIKNDGLNAETNDLPLIADDNSADEILQTIENAGIVGLGGAQFPTALKYKRSGKKVDTFIVNAAECEPYLSGDYSLMRKYCEEILEAIIIINKILEAEKIVLAFEKANSDIAEIFKPYLNEDRYSKIRLYILSNEYPQGGELQLAKTITGIEMPKGSVPINYGIIVSNVGTVHAVYNAVVKSRPLVERVITVSGEHTSSPGNYIVKIGTPIKHILENCGVNIENSLLVAGGPMMSPQILNISAPVHKGTLGVIALERKSVDRKPCIWCGYCADVCPMRLMPMQFYKLNYNKQYKQLANYDIDDCIECSACEYICPSKVPLIENIKTGKINLSKIKNGTK; translated from the coding sequence ATGATGCATATTTACTCAATGAAAGAAGAGACTAAGTACAAGGATATAATAAATCTTCCCGAACCGGATTATTTGTTGATTCCGCTCTTCGAGAAATTCGGAAGTAAACCTGAAGCAATCGTTAGTGTAGGCGACTATGTTAAAAGATACCAACCTATAGCAAAATCAAAACAAGGATTTTCCGCTCCAATGCATTCCCCGGTATCGGGTGTTGTGGAAAAGATTGATGTTTTTCCTCAGTTAGACGGCGGTGAAGCAAGATGTATATTAATTAAGAATGACGGTTTGAATGCCGAAACAAATGACTTACCGCTAATTGCAGATGATAATTCGGCTGATGAAATTTTACAAACTATAGAAAATGCAGGTATTGTAGGCTTGGGAGGAGCACAATTCCCAACAGCTTTAAAATATAAAAGAAGTGGTAAAAAAGTAGATACTTTTATTGTTAATGCCGCAGAATGCGAACCCTATTTATCAGGTGATTATTCTTTAATGCGAAAATATTGTGAAGAAATACTTGAAGCAATAATTATTATAAATAAAATACTTGAAGCTGAAAAAATTGTTTTGGCTTTTGAAAAGGCTAATAGTGATATAGCGGAAATTTTTAAACCTTATTTGAACGAGGATAGATATAGTAAGATACGTTTATATATTCTGTCGAATGAGTATCCGCAGGGTGGTGAATTGCAACTGGCAAAAACTATAACAGGAATTGAAATGCCCAAAGGAAGTGTTCCGATAAATTATGGAATTATTGTAAGTAACGTAGGTACTGTTCATGCGGTTTATAATGCAGTTGTAAAAAGTAGGCCTCTTGTTGAAAGGGTTATTACTGTTTCGGGAGAACACACATCAAGTCCGGGAAATTATATTGTAAAAATAGGAACACCGATAAAACATATTTTGGAGAATTGTGGCGTAAATATTGAAAATTCATTATTGGTTGCCGGTGGTCCAATGATGAGCCCTCAAATTCTTAATATTTCGGCTCCCGTTCACAAAGGCACCTTGGGAGTTATTGCTTTAGAGAGAAAGTCTGTTGATAGGAAGCCCTGTATTTGGTGCGGGTATTGCGCAGATGTTTGTCCGATGAGATTAATGCCTATGCAATTTTATAAACTTAACTATAATAAACAATACAAACAGCTTGCAAATTATGATATTGACGATTGTATTGAGTGTAGTGCCTGCGAATATATTTGTCCGAGTAAAGTACCTTTAATTGAAAATATAAAGACAGGAAAAATAAACTTAAGCAAAATAAAAAATGGAACTAAGTAA
- a CDS encoding RnfABCDGE type electron transport complex subunit D, whose translation MELSKKLYNPFIRSNDSAGKVMTDVIIALLPCVLVSWFAFGYTPIILILVSIGSALITEFFFNRIFRKNNTSLDDGSAVVTGLLLAFTIGPFTPLYIVAIGAACAVLFGKLLWGGLGQNRFNPALTGREFMVVLFPAVMNSHTIWKKSEMINFESINLFNDTFWNYLLYRPIGAIGEYSPLLLILGGVFLICRRRISWHIPVAMLTIFTVMLFVFRGQHILINIGGILLGAIFMATDMPSSPSTPSGKIYFGAMIGIVAAVCLLFGANKGYFSYSILIVNAFVTQINWVFRPKTWGKSREKKMGVIQGVLLTLTIGATTAVVLWLHHSNGLIFLVIIYALYSILRFAFSEDQKPWSKLIKKRV comes from the coding sequence ATGGAACTAAGTAAAAAATTATATAATCCGTTTATAAGAAGTAACGATAGTGCCGGTAAAGTTATGACTGATGTAATAATTGCTTTATTGCCTTGTGTTTTAGTGTCATGGTTTGCTTTTGGTTATACTCCTATAATATTAATTTTAGTTTCAATAGGAAGTGCACTTATTACGGAATTCTTTTTTAATAGGATATTCCGTAAGAATAATACATCATTAGATGACGGTTCGGCTGTTGTAACCGGCTTGTTACTCGCTTTCACAATAGGTCCGTTTACCCCTTTATATATTGTAGCGATAGGAGCGGCATGTGCCGTATTATTCGGTAAATTATTATGGGGAGGATTAGGACAGAATCGTTTTAATCCGGCATTAACCGGTCGCGAATTTATGGTCGTACTTTTTCCGGCAGTTATGAACTCTCATACTATCTGGAAAAAATCCGAAATGATAAACTTCGAATCAATTAATTTATTTAATGATACATTTTGGAATTATCTTTTATATAGACCGATAGGAGCAATAGGTGAGTATTCACCTCTCCTGTTAATTCTCGGAGGCGTTTTCTTAATATGCAGAAGAAGAATATCTTGGCATATACCAGTTGCAATGTTGACAATATTTACTGTTATGTTGTTTGTTTTCAGAGGACAACACATTCTTATTAATATCGGAGGAATATTACTGGGAGCAATATTTATGGCAACAGATATGCCGAGCAGCCCGTCTACTCCTTCGGGGAAAATTTATTTCGGAGCAATGATAGGTATAGTTGCTGCTGTATGTTTATTATTCGGAGCTAATAAAGGATATTTTTCTTATTCCATACTAATTGTAAATGCTTTTGTTACACAAATAAATTGGGTATTTCGTCCGAAAACTTGGGGTAAAAGTAGAGAAAAAAAGATGGGAGTTATTCAGGGTGTTTTATTAACTTTAACGATAGGAGCAACTACAGCTGTTGTACTTTGGTTACATCATAGTAACGGATTAATATTCTTAGTAATAATATATGCACTGTATTCCATATTGCGTTTTGCCTTTTCCGAAGATCAAAAACCATGGAGCAAATTGATTAAAAAGAGAGTATAA
- a CDS encoding superoxide dismutase, translating into MKKLIILLLVINNIAIIAQTTHKLPSLPYSNDALEPVMSKETIEYHHGKHVKTYVDNLNKLIPGTKFEHSSLEEITKNADGAIFNNGAQILNHSIFFDSFAPENEAKHKPTGKLSKAIERDFGSFDNFKKEFATSATGVFGSGWTWLTMDEDGKLKIISLPNAGNPLRDGYKPLLGFDVWEHSYYIDYRNKRAEYIENLWKIVDWKVIEKRFEK; encoded by the coding sequence ATGAAAAAACTGATTATCCTGCTATTAGTTATTAATAATATAGCTATTATAGCGCAAACAACTCACAAATTACCTTCTCTTCCGTATTCTAATGATGCTTTAGAGCCTGTTATGAGCAAAGAAACTATTGAATATCATCACGGAAAGCATGTAAAAACTTATGTTGATAATTTGAACAAACTTATTCCGGGAACAAAATTTGAACATTCTTCATTAGAAGAAATAACAAAAAATGCCGATGGTGCAATTTTTAACAATGGTGCGCAAATATTAAATCATTCTATCTTTTTTGATTCTTTCGCACCGGAAAATGAAGCAAAACATAAGCCTACAGGAAAGTTAAGTAAAGCTATTGAGCGCGACTTCGGGTCGTTTGATAATTTTAAAAAAGAATTTGCAACTTCTGCAACAGGGGTTTTTGGCTCCGGTTGGACTTGGTTGACAATGGATGAAGATGGAAAACTGAAAATTATTTCTTTACCCAATGCCGGAAATCCCTTAAGAGACGGTTATAAACCTCTTCTGGGTTTTGATGTTTGGGAACATTCTTATTATATTGATTATCGCAATAAAAGAGCGGAATATATTGAAAACTTATGGAAAATAGTTGATTGGAAAGTTATTGAAAAACGTTTTGAAAAATAA
- a CDS encoding glucose 1-dehydrogenase, with amino-acid sequence MNSLKGKVAIITGAGSGMGEAIARLFASKGVKVVIADMNENTLNRVCPEVKSLGHDVWGVVADVSKSEDLKKLVDETISKFGTVDILINNAGILDNFMTVGDLDVNLWEKVMAVNVKGPTILSQLVINHWLENKKPGVIINTASVGGMFGARGGVSYVSSKHAIIGLTKNIASVYRADNIRAVAVAPGDIKTNIGNTLKNPNMKGLEALTQYVATGPTGEAVDVANVIAFLASDEAKFVNGTVITIDGGWTGA; translated from the coding sequence ATGAATTCTTTAAAAGGAAAAGTTGCGATAATAACTGGTGCCGGTTCCGGAATGGGTGAAGCAATTGCTAGATTATTTGCCTCAAAAGGTGTTAAAGTAGTAATTGCCGATATGAATGAAAATACTTTGAATAGAGTATGCCCCGAAGTTAAAAGTTTAGGACACGATGTTTGGGGAGTCGTTGCTGATGTTTCAAAATCCGAAGATCTGAAAAAACTCGTCGACGAAACAATTTCTAAGTTCGGAACAGTTGATATACTTATTAATAATGCCGGTATTCTGGATAATTTTATGACAGTTGGAGATTTAGATGTAAATCTTTGGGAAAAAGTAATGGCTGTTAATGTAAAAGGCCCGACGATATTATCGCAATTAGTTATTAATCATTGGCTTGAAAATAAAAAACCCGGAGTTATCATAAATACAGCTTCTGTAGGCGGAATGTTCGGAGCAAGAGGCGGCGTTAGTTATGTATCCAGCAAGCACGCCATAATCGGACTTACTAAAAATATCGCATCTGTTTATCGTGCCGATAATATTCGTGCGGTGGCGGTAGCGCCCGGCGATATCAAAACTAATATTGGCAATACACTGAAAAATCCTAATATGAAAGGACTTGAAGCTTTGACTCAATATGTTGCTACAGGTCCGACAGGAGAAGCTGTAGATGTTGCTAATGTAATTGCTTTTTTGGCAAGCGACGAAGCTAAATTTGTGAATGGAACTGTTATCACTATTGATGGTGGTTGGACGGGTGCCTGA
- a CDS encoding ABC transporter permease subunit (The N-terminal region of this protein, as described by TIGR01726, is a three transmembrane segment that identifies a subfamily of ABC transporter permease subunits, which specificities that include histidine, arginine, glutamine, glutamate, L-cystine (sic), the opines (in Agrobacterium) octopine and nopaline, etc.) — MSITKTSMKKYFPFFTIFITILFLSCSSKDTEQQYTNLRDIGSGRIGVVLGTTHDKFVSENYKEANVLHFESNPDLILAIKARQADAVVGDQNILKPYLREDPELAVLEWGLFDQHLGFGFGDIKLRDNFNVYLNKLKESGKLKLIKEKWENADDNTQLYEHEFTGKNGILRIGITGVSIPFAYLSKGKYVGIDMELIYGFAASQGMKPELHTMQFPSLIASIVSEKVDIIGSPVTITEERKKQILFSDSYYTSASIAVTLKRNISGYTSNEEVSNKTGFAKIKDSFYNNIIKEKRYLLLWDGFKVTFIISILAAIFGTLLGALICWMRMSRNKIIKTIAIIYINILRGIPQVVLLMLMFYVVLAKWSIGGVTVAVITFSMNFAAYASEMFRTSIQSIKRGQTEAGIAMGFSKIKTFLNIVMPQAIQRVIPIYKGEFIGLVKMTSIVGYIAVQDLTKASDIIRSRTFDAFFPLIVISIIYFLLAWLLTLLLDMVQINVAPKRNR; from the coding sequence ATGTCTATAACCAAAACTTCAATGAAAAAATATTTTCCATTCTTCACAATCTTTATTACCATTCTTTTTTTATCATGTTCCTCAAAAGATACCGAACAACAATATACCAATTTGAGGGACATAGGTTCAGGGCGGATTGGTGTTGTATTAGGCACTACTCATGATAAATTTGTAAGTGAAAATTACAAAGAAGCCAATGTTCTTCACTTCGAAAGTAATCCAGATTTAATTTTGGCAATAAAAGCCCGTCAGGCTGATGCTGTTGTTGGGGATCAAAACATCCTGAAACCTTATCTTAGAGAAGATCCGGAATTAGCAGTACTCGAATGGGGATTATTCGACCAACATCTCGGTTTCGGTTTCGGAGATATCAAACTTAGAGATAATTTCAATGTTTATTTAAATAAACTTAAGGAATCGGGGAAATTAAAGCTAATCAAAGAAAAATGGGAAAACGCCGATGACAATACACAACTATACGAACATGAATTTACAGGAAAGAATGGAATCTTAAGAATCGGAATTACAGGAGTTAGTATTCCTTTTGCCTATCTGAGTAAAGGTAAATATGTTGGAATCGACATGGAGTTGATTTACGGTTTTGCCGCATCGCAAGGAATGAAACCGGAACTTCACACAATGCAATTTCCGTCCTTAATTGCTTCCATCGTATCGGAAAAAGTTGATATTATCGGTTCACCGGTAACAATCACAGAAGAAAGAAAAAAACAAATTTTATTTTCTGACAGTTATTACACCTCAGCATCAATTGCGGTTACATTAAAAAGAAATATTTCAGGCTACACTTCTAATGAAGAAGTATCAAATAAAACAGGATTTGCAAAAATCAAAGATAGTTTCTACAATAATATAATAAAAGAAAAAAGATATTTACTTTTATGGGACGGATTTAAAGTAACTTTTATTATCTCTATACTTGCAGCAATCTTCGGCACATTGCTCGGTGCGCTTATTTGCTGGATGAGAATGAGCCGAAATAAAATAATAAAAACAATAGCAATAATTTATATCAACATTCTCCGCGGAATTCCGCAGGTTGTATTATTAATGCTGATGTTTTATGTTGTTCTCGCTAAATGGAGTATCGGCGGAGTAACAGTTGCAGTTATAACATTCTCAATGAATTTTGCCGCTTACGCTTCCGAAATGTTCAGAACATCAATTCAAAGTATTAAAAGAGGTCAGACAGAAGCAGGAATAGCTATGGGATTCAGCAAGATAAAAACTTTTTTAAATATTGTAATGCCGCAAGCGATTCAAAGAGTAATACCGATTTACAAAGGAGAATTTATCGGGCTTGTAAAAATGACTTCCATAGTTGGTTATATAGCTGTTCAAGACTTAACAAAAGCAAGTGACATCATACGCAGCCGTACCTTTGATGCTTTCTTTCCTCTAATTGTAATATCAATAATCTATTTCCTTTTAGCTTGGTTGTTAACTTTACTTTTAGACATGGTACAGATTAATGTTGCTCCTAAACGAAACAGATAA
- a CDS encoding STAS domain-containing protein produces the protein MEVKIENNGTTTIVKIIGRLDTVNSGQFEKDITPVKESDMKDVILDCSEFQYISSSGLRQFLTLQKTAQAKGGKMRIKNMKEDIKKVFDITGFTQLFDFI, from the coding sequence ATGGAAGTAAAAATTGAAAACAACGGTACAACAACAATTGTTAAGATTATCGGAAGATTAGACACTGTAAATTCCGGTCAATTCGAAAAAGACATTACTCCTGTAAAAGAAAGCGATATGAAAGATGTAATCTTAGATTGCAGTGAATTTCAATACATCAGTAGCTCAGGATTAAGACAATTTCTTACTTTACAGAAAACAGCTCAGGCTAAAGGTGGAAAAATGCGTATCAAAAACATGAAAGAAGATATCAAAAAGGTGTTTGATATTACCGGGTTTACTCAGTTGTTTGATTTTATTTAG
- a CDS encoding SpoIIE family protein phosphatase, with translation MNLNIRKSLPLRIVFYVLTFCILLFIVVLSVFYSVSKKKLETMTFQNAENLTKTTAYELEKILFPLTDIANNYIWIIEEIADDPDSYYLLTEKIVANNPNIIGSAIAFEENFYKEKGHFFAPYSYIEDNEIKTIQLGNDSYDYFVMDWFQIPVSIEKPYWSEPYYDEGGGNALITTYSLPIYFNTDTGRRIVGVLTMDISLDWFTEFVSSVKILETGYATIMSKNGTFITHPNKSLIMNQTIFTYAVQVNSPELRELGRLMQSNETGSTINILEGAKRAVYYTRLPSTDWMLAVMFPISEMYLPLKTTTTFLIILLIIGLTLLSFIVINIIAKQLAPLRMFAGSARQIAKGDFNVKLPKITSEDEMKELYDAFVYLQNNLNTYIETLKETTTEKEKFESELRIAREIQMGMLPKTFPPFPNRKEIDLFALLIPAKEVGGDLYDYFIFNDMMFFVIGDVSGKGIPASLLMAVTRSHFRSVGTYLKTPSQIMGSLNNSLAENNESNMFVTLFMGILDLSTGNLVFCNAGHNPPILLTENVEYINVIPNLPIGLIENYEFKEQSTNLPVGSTLLLYTDGLTEAENKEKELYGEEHLLEFVEKTEYNNTEQLIKNITDDLAKHVKDAEQSDDLTLLAIQYKGAMEYEKSLNMSNDINQISVLHDFIDEVGKDLNLEPSLTMSLDLALEEAVSNIIMYAYPKEDHQIIHLEVIKRGSDLIFTLTDSGIAFDPTLKDDPDLNLSVEDRPVGGLGIFLVKQIMTEVTYSRMDNNNVFVMKKKLK, from the coding sequence GCGAACAACTATATTTGGATTATTGAGGAAATTGCAGATGATCCGGATTCTTATTATTTACTCACGGAGAAAATAGTTGCTAACAATCCTAATATTATTGGTTCCGCCATTGCTTTTGAAGAAAATTTTTACAAAGAGAAAGGACATTTCTTCGCTCCGTATTCGTACATAGAAGATAATGAAATAAAAACAATTCAGTTAGGAAACGATTCTTATGATTATTTTGTAATGGATTGGTTTCAAATTCCGGTTAGTATCGAAAAACCTTACTGGAGTGAGCCTTATTACGATGAAGGCGGCGGAAACGCATTGATAACGACATATTCTCTACCGATTTATTTTAATACCGATACGGGACGACGAATTGTGGGCGTGCTTACTATGGATATCAGTTTAGACTGGTTTACCGAGTTTGTTTCTTCGGTGAAGATTCTGGAAACAGGTTACGCTACTATTATGTCGAAAAACGGAACTTTTATTACTCATCCTAATAAAAGTCTTATCATGAACCAAACTATTTTTACTTATGCTGTTCAAGTTAATTCTCCGGAACTCAGAGAACTCGGAAGGTTAATGCAAAGTAATGAAACGGGTTCTACAATCAATATTCTGGAAGGTGCAAAGCGTGCGGTATATTACACCCGGCTTCCTTCTACAGATTGGATGTTGGCGGTTATGTTTCCGATTTCGGAAATGTATCTTCCTCTAAAAACCACAACAACTTTTCTTATAATTCTGTTAATAATAGGATTAACCCTGTTGAGTTTTATTGTCATCAATATTATTGCAAAACAATTGGCTCCGTTGCGAATGTTTGCAGGTTCGGCAAGGCAAATAGCAAAAGGCGATTTCAATGTCAAGTTGCCGAAAATAACTTCGGAAGATGAAATGAAAGAACTTTACGATGCTTTCGTTTACCTTCAAAATAATCTTAACACATACATTGAAACTCTAAAAGAAACAACTACCGAGAAGGAAAAGTTCGAAAGCGAACTTCGTATCGCACGCGAAATTCAAATGGGAATGCTACCCAAAACCTTCCCGCCTTTTCCAAACAGAAAAGAAATTGATTTATTTGCTCTTCTAATTCCGGCAAAAGAAGTAGGTGGCGATCTTTACGATTATTTTATTTTTAACGACATGATGTTCTTCGTAATTGGAGATGTTTCCGGTAAAGGAATCCCTGCATCGCTCTTGATGGCTGTAACAAGAAGTCATTTTAGGTCGGTAGGAACCTATTTAAAAACACCCTCACAAATTATGGGAAGCCTCAATAACTCACTTGCGGAGAATAATGAATCCAATATGTTTGTTACATTATTCATGGGTATTCTGGATTTATCAACAGGTAATTTGGTTTTCTGCAATGCTGGACATAATCCGCCGATTCTATTAACAGAAAACGTTGAATATATTAATGTAATTCCTAATCTTCCCATCGGATTAATAGAAAATTACGAATTTAAAGAGCAATCTACAAATCTTCCGGTAGGTTCTACTTTGTTGCTTTATACCGATGGACTTACTGAGGCGGAAAATAAAGAAAAAGAATTATACGGAGAAGAGCATTTACTTGAATTTGTGGAAAAAACAGAATATAATAATACTGAACAACTAATCAAAAATATAACTGATGATTTGGCAAAGCATGTAAAAGATGCCGAACAATCCGATGATTTAACTTTATTAGCAATTCAATACAAAGGAGCTATGGAATACGAAAAATCATTAAATATGTCTAACGATATTAATCAAATATCTGTTTTACATGATTTTATTGATGAAGTTGGAAAAGATCTTAATCTTGAGCCGTCACTAACAATGAGTTTGGATTTGGCGCTTGAAGAAGCCGTTTCAAACATCATAATGTACGCTTATCCTAAAGAAGACCATCAAATTATACACCTCGAAGTAATAAAAAGAGGCAGTGATTTGATTTTTACTCTCACGGATTCCGGAATTGCTTTTGATCCTACTTTAAAAGATGATCCTGATCTGAATCTTTCTGTAGAGGATCGTCCGGTAGGTGGGCTCGGTATATTTTTAGTAAAACAAATTATGACTGAAGTTACCTATTCGCGCATGGATAATAATAATGTTTTTGTAATGAAAAAGAAGTTGAAATGA